The DNA region CACACGGGTGCCATCCATCGCAGCAACTTACCGCAAATTCGCGCGAATTTAGACGATAAAGAAACGCTTTCTATGGCACAAGCGTTCGGCGCTCCAGTATTAATTAATTCCAACCTTCGCGATGGCTCGTTGCGCGAAAGTGCCAATGAACTGGGCATTCCTATTTTATTGTATGAAGCCGGTGAAGCGTTACGCTTCGATGAAGTCAGTATTCGAGCAGGGTACCGAGGGATTATTAATGTCATGCGTCATCTCGAAATGCTAAGTAAACGAAGCAGCAAAAAACCACCCATAAAGCCATTTATTGCCCGAGAAAGTGGATGGGTCCGAGCACCCGATAGCGGATTTGTTATGCATCAACGGGAACTTGGCGATTTCGTCAACAAAGGTGATGTGCTTGCCGTTATCAAGGACCCGTTTGGTGACGTCATTGATAACATTAAGTCACACACCGCCGGAATTATTATTGGCAAGCAGAATATTCCGCTGGTACACGAAGGTGAGGCGGTATACCACATTGCTTATGTTAATAAGGCTCAAGAGTCGGTGGTCGAACACATCGAACGCTTTCATAACAACCTAGGTTCAACGGACCTACCTAGCGAGCCATTGCTTGATCGATAGAGGAAACGTGTTATGCCGAAACAGACTGTTGGTGTTATTGAGCGCTGTCACTTACCAGAACTAGAAATTACCGACCTTCATGTGCGTGTCGATACGGGGGCCAAAACCTCATCGTTGCATGTCGACAACATTCAAGAATTCGATAAAGGCAAAGATTTATGGGTGAGCTTTGACATACATCCAGATTATCATCACGTCGATGTTATTGTGCGCCGTCAGGCTAAAGTAAAAGCCATTCGAACCATCAAAAGTTCAAATGCGACGAAAGAAAACCGCTACGTTATCGATACTGACATCGTTATGGGAACCGAGCGTTGGACCATTGAGTTAACATTGACCGATCGCTCAGGAATGACATACTTAATGCTACTGGGTCGCGAGGCCATGATCGGCCGCTTAGTTGTCGACCCAGAGCTAGAGTATGTTCTTAAACCGCAATCGCTGAGTTAAGCTTCGACGGCTTCTTCGAAGTCGTCATCAACTTCGTCGTCATCGGCTTCAAACTCAATATCAGCTTCGTCGGCTAAACGCCTTGTGGTCAACCACACAGGAGCGCGATTACACCGCTGTAAATATTTTAACCAAGCTTTCTCAGCTAAACTACTTGCAGGGGTTTTTCCCGCCATCACATCTAAAAAGTGCTGATCGTCGTCATTTGCATCACCGACCATACCGGCCGACAGGGCACGAAATAATACCCCATGACTCTCTAACACCTTCACTTCATCAAATGTGAAGTCTCCAGACCTTGAAAAGCCGTAAGGGAAGTGCTTGTCATCAAAAAATCGACGATTTACAAAAAATTCTCGTGATTGCATTGCCAAGTTCTCCGTGTGGTCATTTCTGCGCTTTGTAACAAAATTAACGACAAATGTTTAACAAATACTTTCTATCGTTAAGATAAATTAATTTAATGACTACTGAGCCAAGCCCTGCAACGCAGCAATCGCTTCACGACTGGCACAACGATCGAACATTGCATCAAACTGTTCTTCTCCGGCTTCTTGAGCTTCGTCGATACAGCGACTTTCAATCGCTTCGGCATCTTCATCACTCAAAGGACTGTCTGAGTCGAACATTTTGCCTGCTAAAGCTTGACCGCACTGCTCAACCATTTTGGTTAAGCCGCTGCTCTCTAGTCCAACTTTACTGCCCGTATTTTGACAAACAATTTTGACCAAATCATGACCATCATCATTTGCTTCAACCATGCTGGTCACTGACGACGCAGACAATAACGCAAATGTAGATAATGCACTGATTACTAAGGCTTTCATGGAAACTCTCCAAATGATTAATTTGCGTTGGAATATAGGAGCAAAGCTAGGTAAGATAAAACGAAATAAATTGCTCTTATCGAGAAATAAAATTGTACAATCTCGACATTAGTCTGCTGCGCACTTTTTTAGAAGTGAACAAAACGCGTCATTTCGGCAAAACCGCTGAAAACCTATACCTAACGCAATCGGCGGTCAGTGCGCGGATAAAGCAACTTGAAGACCTACTGGGCGTGCCATTGTTTCGGCGTTTTCGTAACAATATTCAATTAACGCCACAAGGCGAACGATTAATTCATCATGCTGAGCAAATACTGAATGCTTGGACCCAAGCCGTTCAAGAGGTTTCATTACCCGAGTCTTCCTCGCAACTTGTATTAGGCGCGCCGCAATCACTTTGGGAAGCAAAATTATCAATACTGCCAATACGACTGTTTGAGGCCATCGAAGATATACACACACGAACGGAATCTCTCGACACCAAAACCATTTTGCGTCGCTTACAAGAGAGAACCATCGATTTTGGCTTTATATTTGATCACTCGAAAGTCGATGAATTGGTCACCGAGCAATTAACCTCAATTGATTTACGACTTTACTCTTCATTTAACGATAAGTCGTTTGCAGATATCGAAGAAAATCAGTACGTCATGGTTGACTGGGGACAAAGCTTTTCTGCTTTACACGCAAAACATCTGCCGCATATTCGCTCCCCAAAGCTGCATGCCAGTGATTGGTTGATGGCTGTTGAGTACCTAAATCAAATTGGAGGCTATGCGTTTTTGCCAACGAGTTTAGTTGAGTGTAATGAATACCCCTTATATCCGGTTAAAGAGGCTCCTTCAATGCAACGTGAAGTCTATTTGTGTTACCACACAAGTTTAAGCCGACTGGATGATTTTTCAGATATTTTAGCCGTCATTAAAGCGTCGTTAAATTAACGTTTACGAGTTTCCGTTACAAACGCTCTAGTTCTCGCTTCACTTTAATGATGGCATTTTCAATCGTTTCTAGCTTATTGGTGAGTCTTTGCCCACGGCTAGACTCGCCACCCTCTTTTGCCAATAACGACTCTATTCTTTGACGCTTTTGTTGTAAAACTTCTAGCGTATCGGAGTAATTTGCTTTATCAAAAAGCAAATCATCAATGTTATCGGCAATCGCTTCTTCGATGTCTTGATTTTCACGCTTCGCTTGCGGGATGACGGCGGCATCACCTATCGCACGAGTATTCATAAAATTGGGTGATACGATTTCAATCTTTTGTAAGTGCAATTGGTCGATAACATCTGCGTGCAATTTAGATTTAACCGTGACATAACTGTCTAAGTTAGTAACCAACGCATTCAATGAATAAAGAACGCTGAAGTCGAGCAACTTTTTTACTTCTAGGTAGGCACTGTCAATATCATTTAATTTTGCCGCCGCTAAGGTGGCTTGCTCAACTAAATGTCGCGGAACATCATAACCTAGCGACACTTCAACACTGACAAATACACCGCTTTTCGGGAAGACTTTGACCGGGTGTGTTACTAAGTAAATATTTGGTAAAAAAATCAGACCACGATCAAAGGTCTGAACTTCAATATTTAACAAGGTTCGACTGGCTACTTTACCGGTAATGTCATTCACAGAAATAAAATCACCGCTTTTAAAGTTTCGCGTGATCTTCAACATGATCCCCGCAAGCGTATTACCCAATAACGACGTCGACGACAGAGCAATGGCACCGGATATAACAATACCGATGAGCCCAAGAATTTGCCCTTTAAGTTCTCCACTGATTGGCGATGCGGCGATGAGAGCAATAACCACTAACACAATAAATAAGTTTATGGTTAACTGCCGATAATATTTATTGGAAGGATCCTTGGCAATTTTACGGCGAAACGTCCACTCTAAGATACTCAATAAGAGTAACGAAATACCAGTAACACTGATTAACGGATAAAACTCAACAATCGACATGCCCGCGTCTCATTCCTTGGTTCCACTAAAAGAGAATATAAACTTATTTCAAAAAGCGGATTTAGTAGTAAAAGCCCATCACCAGACGATTTCACGCAAAGTTCATCGGCTAGGCTTTAATATCATAAAGGTAACTGAAAGCTTTGTCGAAAATGTCTATCAGCGTGGGCGATGCAGAGCAGCAAAGCCCACCTAAGCAAAGGTTACTTCGTTAACTTTACGGCGGTACCATAAGCCAGCAATTCCGCCGCGCCTTGCGCCATAAGACTGGTTGAAAAGCGAACACCGACGATGGCGTCAGCGCCCATACTGCGCGCCTCTTCTACCATTCGATCCAGTGCTTGTTCTCGACTCTCAGCCAATAGTTTGGTGTATTCATGCACTTCACCACCAACAATTCCACGTAGGCCCGCTAGGATATCTCGCCCAATATGACGCGCCCGAATAGTATTACCTCGAACTAACCCTAGGGTACTCTCAATAGTGTAACCAGGAACTTCATCCGAAGTTGCAATCAATATATGACTCATTATAAATCGACTCCTTTGTAACGATCTGTTTTACGCGCAATCCACCGTTGTCGCAATACACTCAAAAATAAAAACGCAATGCCTCCATAAAACGCACTGACCAATAATTTAATCCATAAACTCGTTTGATCATTCATAAAAAATTGATAAACAACAATGGCCAGAACGACCGATAGGCTGCCAATTAAAAGTAGCCAACCGATCCAAGCGCTACTGGTAGCGGTTTTATCCGTCATTAGTCTTTGCAGTTCTTTTTCACTCATGGTTTGTTTCTCCATTGATGCAATACCTTGCTTCATTGTCTTTAAGTCATCGTACATAGCTCGACACGATAAGCAGTTTTGAATGTGCAAGTGAACTCTTTGCGATTGTTGTTGAGTCAACTCGCCATCAAGATACCCAGACAGTAGTTCTTGCATTTCATCACAAGTTTGATTCATTGAATTACCTACTCTATTTTCAACTATTGGTCTTCATCTAGCGCTAACATAGTTTCTCGCAGAG from Pleionea litopenaei includes:
- a CDS encoding succinylglutamate desuccinylase/aspartoacylase family protein → MSRDALVIAEQRILPGETRKLEIPIVRLYTDTSMFLPVYIKHGKKPGPTLFVSAAIHGDELNGIEIISRLINSKSVKNLRGTLIAVPLVNAYGVLNLDRYLPDRRDLNRSFPGSKKGSLASRLAHIFMTEIVQQCDYGIDLHTGAIHRSNLPQIRANLDDKETLSMAQAFGAPVLINSNLRDGSLRESANELGIPILLYEAGEALRFDEVSIRAGYRGIINVMRHLEMLSKRSSKKPPIKPFIARESGWVRAPDSGFVMHQRELGDFVNKGDVLAVIKDPFGDVIDNIKSHTAGIIIGKQNIPLVHEGEAVYHIAYVNKAQESVVEHIERFHNNLGSTDLPSEPLLDR
- a CDS encoding ATP-dependent zinc protease family protein; the encoded protein is MPKQTVGVIERCHLPELEITDLHVRVDTGAKTSSLHVDNIQEFDKGKDLWVSFDIHPDYHHVDVIVRRQAKVKAIRTIKSSNATKENRYVIDTDIVMGTERWTIELTLTDRSGMTYLMLLGREAMIGRLVVDPELEYVLKPQSLS
- the maoP gene encoding DUF413 domain-containing protein, translating into MQSREFFVNRRFFDDKHFPYGFSRSGDFTFDEVKVLESHGVLFRALSAGMVGDANDDDQHFLDVMAGKTPASSLAEKAWLKYLQRCNRAPVWLTTRRLADEADIEFEADDDEVDDDFEEAVEA
- a CDS encoding LysR family transcriptional regulator; the encoded protein is MYNLDISLLRTFLEVNKTRHFGKTAENLYLTQSAVSARIKQLEDLLGVPLFRRFRNNIQLTPQGERLIHHAEQILNAWTQAVQEVSLPESSSQLVLGAPQSLWEAKLSILPIRLFEAIEDIHTRTESLDTKTILRRLQERTIDFGFIFDHSKVDELVTEQLTSIDLRLYSSFNDKSFADIEENQYVMVDWGQSFSALHAKHLPHIRSPKLHASDWLMAVEYLNQIGGYAFLPTSLVECNEYPLYPVKEAPSMQREVYLCYHTSLSRLDDFSDILAVIKASLN
- a CDS encoding mechanosensitive ion channel domain-containing protein, with protein sequence MSIVEFYPLISVTGISLLLLSILEWTFRRKIAKDPSNKYYRQLTINLFIVLVVIALIAASPISGELKGQILGLIGIVISGAIALSSTSLLGNTLAGIMLKITRNFKSGDFISVNDITGKVASRTLLNIEVQTFDRGLIFLPNIYLVTHPVKVFPKSGVFVSVEVSLGYDVPRHLVEQATLAAAKLNDIDSAYLEVKKLLDFSVLYSLNALVTNLDSYVTVKSKLHADVIDQLHLQKIEIVSPNFMNTRAIGDAAVIPQAKRENQDIEEAIADNIDDLLFDKANYSDTLEVLQQKRQRIESLLAKEGGESSRGQRLTNKLETIENAIIKVKRELERL
- a CDS encoding YbjQ family protein, giving the protein MSHILIATSDEVPGYTIESTLGLVRGNTIRARHIGRDILAGLRGIVGGEVHEYTKLLAESREQALDRMVEEARSMGADAIVGVRFSTSLMAQGAAELLAYGTAVKLTK
- a CDS encoding anti-sigma factor family protein, with the protein product MNQTCDEMQELLSGYLDGELTQQQSQRVHLHIQNCLSCRAMYDDLKTMKQGIASMEKQTMSEKELQRLMTDKTATSSAWIGWLLLIGSLSVVLAIVVYQFFMNDQTSLWIKLLVSAFYGGIAFLFLSVLRQRWIARKTDRYKGVDL